TGTACTTCGTGTATCTCGGGCTCATCGTGTGCTTATCTTCCTATGCGGGTGAGCTTATACATTCACtcgttcattcattcattccaTCAATTAATGCTCTTCATTTATTCGCACAACGGTCCGTTCTGTTGCACGTACTCATGATGGGACAACGAAAGCTCCGAGCTTTATCAGATGGATCCATGGCCACttaaaatattatcttttttgtggttgtggcaTTTTTCGATGGTCCCCGGTCGAGAAGTACATTGAATTCGTGCTTTTGTATGGACCCGGTCGTGTTCTTGGGCTAAAGTTTAAGGATTTGGACTGATTGTTTTTTGTTGGGGACACACGCAGAGATTGCTTGTTGGATGTACACCGGGGAGAGGCAGGCGAGCACCCTGAGGAAGAAGTACTTGGAGGCGGTGCTGAAGCAGGACGTCGGGTTCTTCGACACCGACGCCCGGACGGGTGATGTCGTCTTCAGCGTCTCCACGGACACCCTCCTCGTACAGGACGCCATCAGCGAGAAGGTCCagtctctctgtctctctgttTCATTTCTTGTTCCTCGTCTTCTTCTAGGTTCTGTTCTTTGTTCAATTTACTGTGCGGGGCAAAATGTGGAATCTCAGAGTGGGATGACATGCGGGCGAAATCCTATTCTGGTGGTCGTTGGCATTTCTTTAATGAGACCACGTATGTCGTGATAGACTGACTGCCTGTCCGGATTGATTTCGGTTTGCCCCTTCAACTTCGCTCTCTGCTTCATTTTGGCCCCTGGCTACATTTCCCATTCTCTTTGTCTCCGTCTTGCCACCACTCTAGCCTGGTAAGAGGTCCAAATTTTGAACAAGAATCAATCGCAAGTCCGTAAATTTAGCTACTTCTGCCCTGCCTGTAGAGTAAAGCTTTGGGCCGAAGCATAAGTAGATTCGTTGACATCAAGGGTAGCTTAACCTGTTGGGATCGACAGATCCGGTGATATCTTTCCGAGGTTTTCATCCAACGAGTTGTATCTTGTGGATGTGTAATAGTTTTGACATCTCTGCCACCAGGCCGACTTTCTTGTGATCATGGCGAGCTAAGCTGTGGCAAGACTAGTTTGAAACTGCCGGGACCAGAATGGGACAGAGAGAAAACTTTTGGGGCAAATTGTAATTAAAACTTTCTGTTTTGGCTGGGTCCCGTTATTTCTGGATCTTGGACTTTTTGACTACGCACCTTACCTGACAATGCTTAAACATACAACTTAGCTGTTTCTTTTATGTTCATTTCAACAGGTTGGAAATTTCATTCACTATCTCTCAACCTTTCTCGCGGGACTAGTTGTTGGATTTGTAGCAGCATGGAGGTTGGCATTGCTCAGTGTGGCTGTGATTCCGGGCATTGCTTTTGCTGGCGGCCTTTATGCTTATACACTCACTGGCCTAACGTCAAAAAGCCGGGAATCTTATGCCAACGCAGGAATAATTGCGGAACAGGTGAAAATGAAGCTTCCTTATCTATAACATAGCGGCAGAAGAATCTTTTGCTAAGAGTACAGCTTCTGTTAGATTACCTCCAGGGCAATGCTTAGTTTAATTTTAGATCGAGCTTTGAGATTCGAATAATGTTTCAGTAGACTACTGTGTTTTGAAAGTCTGATAAAATGACTAATAAGCTTGACAATAACTTGCTGCTGCTAATTTGGTGATTCCACAGGCAATTGCACAAGTTCGGACAGTTTACTCATATGTCGGAGAGAGCAAGGCTCTGAATTCCTATTCTGATGCAATCCAGAACACGCTTAAGCTTGGGTACAAGGCTGGCATGGCCAAGGGCCTGGGGCTGGGATGTACATATGGGATTGCATGCATGTCATGGGCTCTTGTTTTCTGGTATGCTGGTGTTTTCATAAGGAACGGACAGACTGATGGAGGCAAAGCATTCACTGCTATTTTCTCCGCCATTGTTGGCGGCATGTAAGATCTTGAACTAAATCTGAAGTTTATTCATCTAAGGTTCATTCCTCCAGGAGAATTCTCCATTTTCCCATTCTCTTGGAAAATCCACTTGGAGCGGATTCTTGATTATCTTAACCCATGTTTGACTCCTGTTCGTGTTCGTAACTTGGACGGTTGTTGCAGGAGTTTGGGTCAATCGTTTTCTAATCTTGGGGCATTTAGCAAAGGTAAAGCTGCTGGGTATAAACTGATGGAGATTATAAAACAGAAGCCCACAATAACTCAGGATTCCTTGGATGGGAAATGCCTCTCCGAGGTCAATGGGAACATAGAGTTTAAGGATGTAACATTTAGCTACCCATCAAGACCCGATGTAATTATTTTCCGGAATTTCTCAATCTTCTTCCCTGCTGGAAAGACTGTTGCTGTCGTTGGTGGAAGCGGTTCAGGAAAAAGCACGGTTGTGTCTCTGATCGAGAGATTCTACGATCCTAGTCAAGGTAATCCACGAAGATCATTCTTTGGCTTCAAAAGTTTTTTCAGTTCCCATCTATCTTCTTTTCAAGCCCCAAAAACAGTGCCCTAATTGTAAAATATTTGATCCGGTGAACAGGGCAAATTTTGCTGGATGATGTGGACATTAAGACTCTTCAGCTCAGATGGCTAAGAGATCAGATCGGGCTCGTGAATCAAGAGCCAGCACTCTTTGCAACAACAATTCTCGAGAACATACTCTATGGGAAGCCCGATGCAACGTTAGCTGAAGTAGAAGCAGCTGCCTCTGCAGCCAATGCCCATAGTTTCATTACCTTGCTCCCAAATGGCTACAACACTCAGGTCAGTTACACGAAATCATAATTGGTTGTTGAAGAGTGAAATTTCTGGAGTAAAGTGTATTCTCATGTTGGGTGATTCTGtgaattgaatttttaggTCGGAGAACGAGGAGTCCAGCTCTCAGGAGGTCAGAAACAGAGGATTGCCATTGCAAGGGCGATGCTGAAGAACCCGAAGATCCTCCTCCTTGATGAGGCAACGAGCGCTCTAGATGCAGGGTCTGAGAGCATAGTTCAAGAGGCTCTTGACCGTTTGATGGTCGGAAGGACAACTGTGGTGGTAGCGCACCGCCTCTCCACCATTCGGAATGTTGATTCAATTGCAGTCATACAGCAGGGCCAAGTTGTGGAGACAGGAACTCACGATGAACTAATTGCCAAGGCTGGGGCTTATGCTTCTCTAATTAGATTCCAAGAAATGATTGGTAACAGAGATTTCTCGAACCCCTCAACCCGAAGGTCACGATCATCAAGATTGAGCCATTCTTTATCCACAAAATCCCTGAGCCTGAGGTCTGGTAGCCTGAGGAACTTGAGCTACTCATACAGCACTGGGGCTGATGGGCGACTTGAGATGATCTCTAATGCTGAGACCGATCGGAAGAATCCAGCACCCGATGGTTACTTTTTCAGGCTTATCAAGCTAAACGCCCCTGAATGGCCCTACTCTATCATGGGAGCTGTGGGTTCTGTGCTCTCAGGATTCATTGGTCCCACCTTTGCTATCGTGATGAGCAATATGATTGAGGTGTTCTACTACCGAAACTACGCTTCCATGGAGAGAAAAACAAAGGAGTACGTTTTCATCTACATCGGGGCAGGGCTCTATGCTGTTGTTGCCTACTTGATTCAACATTACTTCTTCAGCATCATGGGGGAGAATCTCACCACTAGAGTGAGGAGGATGATGCTAGCAGGTACGATAACATTCTCTTTTCACGTGTCTAATTCGAGTTTTACGTTGTGGTACTTGGCTCTTTCAAGACTATCAGTTTATTTTTCCCGATATCGTCTTTTGCAGCCATACTGAGTAATGAAGTGGGATGGTTTGACGAGGAGGAGCACAACTCGAGCCTGGTGGCAGCTCGTCTAGCCACGGACGCGGCGGATGTGAAGTCGGCCATTGCCGACCGAATCTCGGTGATACTGCAGAACATGACCTCTCTTCTCACTTCCTTCATTGTTGCCTTTGTCATTGAGTGGAGGGTCTCCCTTCTCATCCTTGGCACCTTCCCTCTCCTTGTTCTTGCCAACTTTGCCCAGGTATGCTACTCCCCCACTTCAATAAATTACTCTACCATGCATTCAAGATCTTTCATTTGATGACCCTTTAACATAGGCTTCTTTTATTGGACAACTTGATATAATTATTTACAATCAACATCCCCATTGTCTACTTATGTCCCATATAGTGCCCTAGCAAGTACTCATTACCCATACGCACATAGAATCTGCCCTATGATACCAGATTTGATTACTTATTACTCAATAAGAGTGTAGGAATACTTTCTCTGAACTtatcttttgttttgttttttttttttgcttttcccaataaaatttgtgaaagaaatatatatgtatttatattatatttcaaaaataactCATGGGGAATCTAAAGGTTCACTTCATTTTTACTATGAAACGACAAAGAGCAAAGGAACAGGGCATGGCTTCAGAGCAGAGCAGTGCCCTTCACGTGCCTTCCCCCCTCTTACTTCGAAGCATTGACCCTTATGGAAGATATCACCCCCATAAATCACATCAACctattattcatttttaactataaaatatatatatgagctcGTGTATTGCAGTgaataatcaataaaatagTGAAAGATTCTCTTTGCAGTCtacctttctttttcttttttaggtgCTATATATAAAGTATACATTAAGAAGGAAGGCTTGTTTATTAATTAACCTTTCTGCCTGTTTATGTGTAAGTCAGCTTCTTTATCGAGGCTTTTGACCCTTTTCCCCTGTTCTGCTGACTTTAACATTGGAATTTCAATAAAGTTCTGATTTTATTATGATTTTCTTCCGGGTTTGCGGTTCTTTTATCGTAGACGGAACAGGTGACTCTCTATCATTAGAACGGGCACGACTTAACTTGAGCTCATTACGTAACATGTCTTCGGTCTGGTCTAGATCGGGTTTAAGTCGTAACTCTACTATATTCACATCATCGAGTAAGTAGTAGATTTCCTAAGGAAATGGTGTCAGTGAAAGAGCTTGTTTTCCTGATCTTTTTACCCGGGTTTTGCTCCAACAACCAGACCCTTGAGTCGTGCAATAATTTGGTTATTGCCTTATCTGTCACAAGTTATGCGGGTTTGTTTTCGGACGGTAAAGAGTCGTACTGAGCACAGTGTTTGATTGTTTGGTATGAAGGAGAAGTGCTCAGTACACAGTAAAAAATTCTGAGCTCATCGCTCAAAGGACATCGTCACCTGCAGAGTCTAATAAATTGGGTCAGGTGGTTTCCCTCAAGGGTCCTTCCAACTTATGACTTGGGTAGGCTCCACCATTTTGTGTCCTTCTGAACAGTCCTAAATTTGGCCAATGGCTGCCTGGTTGGCTTAACAGGCCTTACAGATGCAATCGAGATTAAAAAATTCTCGATTCCATTACTAAGGTGGTATTAGAGCTATTGTAGTTCGAGAATCGTTACCTGTTAAGTCAAGTTGTGACTGAACAAATAATTTAGAGGTTGATCGATTGATCCTCCAGTTTATTTATGATTCCATGACAGTAAATTCAGTTATGTTCTGGAAATATTTTTTGCAGCAACTGTCTCTCAAGGGCTTCGCTGGGGACACAGCCAAAGCGCACGCGAAGACCAGCATGATAGCGGGAGAAGGGGTGAGTAACATCAGGACTGTAGCGGCCTTCAATGCCCAGAAC
Above is a window of Punica granatum isolate Tunisia-2019 chromosome 7, ASM765513v2, whole genome shotgun sequence DNA encoding:
- the LOC116213622 gene encoding ABC transporter B family member 19 is translated as MAEPTEPNGGSSNKAAPLPEAEKKKEQSLPFYQLFSFADKFDWLLMISGSIGAIIHGSSMPVFFLLFGEMVNGFGKNQSDLKKMTDEVSKYALYFVYLGLIVCLSSYAEIACWMYTGERQASTLRKKYLEAVLKQDVGFFDTDARTGDVVFSVSTDTLLVQDAISEKVGNFIHYLSTFLAGLVVGFVAAWRLALLSVAVIPGIAFAGGLYAYTLTGLTSKSRESYANAGIIAEQAIAQVRTVYSYVGESKALNSYSDAIQNTLKLGYKAGMAKGLGLGCTYGIACMSWALVFWYAGVFIRNGQTDGGKAFTAIFSAIVGGMSLGQSFSNLGAFSKGKAAGYKLMEIIKQKPTITQDSLDGKCLSEVNGNIEFKDVTFSYPSRPDVIIFRNFSIFFPAGKTVAVVGGSGSGKSTVVSLIERFYDPSQGQILLDDVDIKTLQLRWLRDQIGLVNQEPALFATTILENILYGKPDATLAEVEAAASAANAHSFITLLPNGYNTQVGERGVQLSGGQKQRIAIARAMLKNPKILLLDEATSALDAGSESIVQEALDRLMVGRTTVVVAHRLSTIRNVDSIAVIQQGQVVETGTHDELIAKAGAYASLIRFQEMIGNRDFSNPSTRRSRSSRLSHSLSTKSLSLRSGSLRNLSYSYSTGADGRLEMISNAETDRKNPAPDGYFFRLIKLNAPEWPYSIMGAVGSVLSGFIGPTFAIVMSNMIEVFYYRNYASMERKTKEYVFIYIGAGLYAVVAYLIQHYFFSIMGENLTTRVRRMMLAAILSNEVGWFDEEEHNSSLVAARLATDAADVKSAIADRISVILQNMTSLLTSFIVAFVIEWRVSLLILGTFPLLVLANFAQQLSLKGFAGDTAKAHAKTSMIAGEGVSNIRTVAAFNAQNKILSLFSYELRVPQMRSLRQSQTSGLLFGLSQLALYASEALILWYGAHLVSKGASTFSKVIKVFVVLVITANSVAETVSLAPEIIRGGEAVGSVFSILDRHTRIDPDDPEVETVGSVRGEIELRHLDFAYPSRPDVIVFKDFNLRIRAGQSQALVGASGSGKSSVIALIERFYDPIAGKVMIDGKDIRRLNLKSLRLKIGLVQQEPALFAASIFDNIAYGKDGATEAEVIEAARAANVHTFVSGLPDGYNTPVGERGVQLSGGQKQRIAIARAVLKDPAILLLDEATSALDAESECVLQEALERLMRGRTTVLVAHRLSTIRGVDSIGVVQDGRIVEHGSHSELVSRPEGAYSRLLQLQLHHI